One stretch of Siphonobacter curvatus DNA includes these proteins:
- a CDS encoding trypsin-like peptidase domain-containing protein, producing MNNSNWKSLALVGVLSSGITLGGAHLLGLGSQRDVVLTEANASGAGAKFTTNMAGIPGDFVAAADKSTPAVVHIKSKVVRQVSQRQMPSIFDFFGDEDFGGGRRQPQRQEGMASGSGVIISPDGYIVTNNHVVADASELEVVLSDKRKFKAKLVGTDPNTDIAVIQLQGEKLPANLPYLPFANSDDIKVGEWVLAVGNPFDLESTVTAGIVSAKGRSIGILGDREKAQSPIEAFIQTDAAVNPGNSGGALVNSRGDLIGINTAIAGGQTGTYVGYSFAVPSNLVKKVASDLLKYGNVQRGYLGISQMQVVDEKLASQKDLKASSGIYFGSFGENPNASAAKAAGLKIGDVIVKVDGKDVNDLPRLVELVGAQHKPGDVVVVTVNRDGQLKDFNVTLKNMDGSTGIVKSTVSSLVQVESVGAKLDNVTNNEKTKFRINGGAKVVEVLPDGWMEYQEVPVGFIITKIDDTVIKDAKQAGDLLANRRGRVRIIGIDPSSGQQYRLEGTLR from the coding sequence ATGAATAACAGCAATTGGAAATCTTTAGCCCTGGTCGGGGTATTGAGTAGCGGAATTACCCTGGGTGGAGCTCACCTCTTGGGATTAGGCTCTCAACGGGATGTGGTACTTACCGAAGCTAACGCTTCGGGAGCGGGTGCAAAGTTCACTACGAATATGGCCGGTATTCCCGGCGATTTCGTAGCGGCTGCCGACAAATCAACGCCGGCCGTAGTACACATCAAATCAAAAGTTGTACGTCAGGTAAGTCAGCGGCAGATGCCCAGCATCTTTGACTTCTTTGGCGATGAAGACTTCGGTGGTGGCCGTCGTCAGCCTCAACGTCAGGAAGGCATGGCCTCAGGTTCGGGTGTGATTATCAGCCCCGATGGATATATTGTTACGAACAACCACGTCGTAGCCGACGCTTCTGAATTGGAAGTGGTACTTAGCGACAAACGGAAGTTTAAAGCAAAACTCGTAGGTACGGACCCTAACACGGATATTGCCGTGATTCAGTTGCAGGGCGAAAAGCTACCCGCGAATTTACCGTATCTGCCCTTTGCGAACTCGGATGATATTAAAGTAGGGGAATGGGTACTGGCCGTAGGTAACCCTTTTGATCTGGAATCAACGGTTACGGCAGGTATTGTGAGTGCGAAAGGCCGTTCCATTGGTATCCTGGGTGATCGTGAGAAAGCTCAGAGCCCGATTGAAGCCTTCATCCAAACGGATGCTGCCGTGAACCCCGGTAACTCGGGTGGTGCTCTGGTCAATTCTAGAGGCGACCTGATCGGTATTAATACGGCCATTGCGGGTGGTCAGACGGGTACGTACGTTGGTTATTCGTTTGCCGTACCTTCTAACTTGGTGAAGAAAGTAGCTAGTGATTTGTTGAAGTACGGTAACGTTCAACGCGGTTACTTGGGTATTTCACAAATGCAGGTAGTCGACGAAAAACTGGCTAGCCAGAAAGATCTGAAAGCTAGTTCCGGTATTTACTTCGGTAGCTTCGGTGAAAACCCGAACGCCAGTGCTGCGAAAGCCGCTGGTCTGAAAATCGGTGACGTCATTGTGAAAGTGGACGGTAAAGACGTAAACGACTTGCCTCGTCTGGTAGAACTGGTCGGTGCTCAGCATAAACCCGGTGACGTAGTGGTGGTAACGGTAAACCGTGACGGTCAGCTAAAAGACTTCAACGTTACATTGAAAAACATGGACGGTAGCACGGGTATTGTGAAATCGACAGTTTCTTCACTCGTACAGGTTGAATCCGTAGGTGCCAAACTCGACAATGTGACGAACAACGAGAAAACGAAATTCCGCATCAACGGTGGGGCTAAAGTGGTGGAAGTACTGCCTGATGGCTGGATGGAATACCAGGAAGTTCCAGTAGGATTTATCATCACCAAAATTGACGATACGGTTATCAAAGATGCCAAACAAGCGGGTGACCTGCTGGCGAATCGTCGGGGTCGCGTGCGGATCATTGGTATCGATCCTTCGAGCGGACAACAATATCGTCTGGAAGGTACCTTACGTTAA
- a CDS encoding Hsp20/alpha crystallin family protein: protein MSLVKFHQPAFPSLVNRFFNDDFFQSYNQVAGKNEFHNLPAVNVKESEGNFQLELAAPGLKKEDFKVSVHENRLVISVKKESQNEEKAEKYSRKEFSYSSFQRAFVLPKTVDGEKIEASYTDGILYLTLPKKEEAKAQPREISIA from the coding sequence ATGTCACTCGTGAAATTTCATCAACCTGCATTCCCTTCTTTAGTAAATCGTTTCTTTAACGATGACTTCTTTCAATCGTACAACCAAGTAGCTGGTAAGAATGAGTTCCATAATTTGCCTGCTGTCAATGTCAAAGAAAGCGAAGGAAACTTCCAACTTGAACTGGCTGCTCCTGGTCTGAAGAAAGAAGACTTTAAAGTAAGCGTACACGAAAATCGTCTGGTAATTTCAGTTAAGAAAGAAAGCCAGAATGAAGAGAAAGCCGAAAAATACAGCCGGAAAGAATTTAGCTACAGTAGTTTCCAACGGGCGTTCGTATTACCCAAAACCGTAGATGGTGAGAAAATCGAAGCCAGCTATACCGACGGAATCCTGTACCTGACGCTCCCGAAAAAAGAAGAAGCAAAAGCACAGCCTCGTGAAATTTCCATTGCCTAA
- the mnmD gene encoding tRNA (5-methylaminomethyl-2-thiouridine)(34)-methyltransferase MnmD → MEAGSSNPTHSDPTHASNELVLTKDGSHTLYSARFNQWYHSLHGAFDESKRIFLELGLDYLLESGKREIRILEMGFGTGFNALLTLLKAGQSPVVVDYTSLEAYPIPPEAYRQLNYDEFMHATVLQSLHEAAWDTEVRLSPTFTLRKVHATLQDFLANETFGEPYDLVYYDAFAPSSQPELWTTEIFSGIGRHLQVGSLLTTYCSKSDVRRALKAAGFRVEKHPGPQGKREVVRAVWEPERSNES, encoded by the coding sequence ATGGAAGCAGGAAGCTCAAACCCCACGCATTCGGATCCGACACACGCATCGAATGAGCTGGTACTCACCAAGGACGGTAGTCATACGCTCTACTCGGCCCGCTTTAACCAGTGGTATCATTCCCTGCACGGAGCCTTTGATGAATCGAAACGTATTTTTCTGGAACTGGGACTAGATTATCTGCTAGAATCGGGTAAACGGGAAATCCGGATTCTGGAAATGGGATTTGGTACGGGCTTCAACGCTCTGCTTACCTTGCTAAAGGCCGGGCAGTCACCCGTTGTTGTAGATTATACTAGCCTGGAAGCGTATCCCATTCCACCCGAAGCGTATCGGCAACTCAATTACGATGAGTTTATGCACGCAACGGTTTTACAATCGCTGCATGAGGCGGCCTGGGACACGGAAGTACGCTTGTCGCCCACCTTCACCCTGCGTAAAGTCCACGCCACTCTTCAGGATTTTCTGGCGAATGAAACCTTCGGCGAGCCCTACGATCTGGTCTATTACGACGCCTTTGCTCCCAGCTCACAACCAGAACTCTGGACTACTGAAATCTTCTCCGGAATCGGCCGCCATTTGCAGGTGGGCAGCCTATTGACTACCTACTGTTCCAAAAGCGACGTACGGCGGGCATTAAAAGCAGCTGGTTTTCGCGTCGAAAAACATCCGGGACCGCAGGGCAAGCGGGAGGTAGTACGAGCTGTTTGGGAACCTGAACGTTCAAATGAATCCTAA
- a CDS encoding tagaturonate reductase: MLLSRKNLPQISATVPVQLPNPSVFELPERILQFGTGVLLRGLCDYFVDKANQQGVFNGRIVVVKSTGSDTSEFDRQDQLFTQVIRGLGEDGQPIEEYIVNASISRTLAAPSQWAEILACASNPEMQIVTSNTTEIGIQLDENENLQATPPRSFPGKLTAFLYARWKAFNGSVESGMVIVPTELVPDNGTNLRKIVLELARRGNLEADFIQWLETANSFCNSLVDRIVPGKPNATDQAEYQQKLGYEDGLLCVSEVYRLWAIEGDEKVKSVLSFDAVDCDEANALGVIIKTDIDRYRELKLRLLNGSHTLTCGLNYLSGKNAVRESMVDPVSSRYVKELMFEELAPAIPYPIELEVARTYGASLLNRFSNPFLEHKLLSITLYYTSKMKTRNVPLLLKHYEQTGTAPERFALGFAAYVLFMKAVKVEGGKYFGERNGESYLIPDEPAGWYFDWWSRQGELSEVLGNTDFWGTDLNALPGFGERVAFYLSRLQESPAAAFEAALS; the protein is encoded by the coding sequence ATGTTGCTTTCCCGCAAAAACTTGCCCCAAATTTCGGCAACTGTGCCGGTTCAATTACCCAATCCTTCCGTTTTTGAATTACCCGAACGCATTCTGCAATTTGGTACGGGTGTGTTGCTGCGGGGTTTGTGCGACTATTTTGTGGACAAAGCCAATCAACAGGGCGTATTCAACGGCCGAATTGTGGTGGTGAAATCAACCGGAAGCGATACGTCCGAATTTGATCGGCAGGATCAACTCTTTACGCAGGTGATTCGGGGCTTGGGCGAAGATGGACAACCGATTGAAGAATACATTGTCAACGCCAGTATTTCCCGTACCCTGGCGGCTCCGAGCCAATGGGCCGAAATTCTGGCCTGTGCGAGCAACCCCGAGATGCAGATTGTTACTTCAAATACGACGGAAATCGGTATTCAGCTCGACGAAAACGAAAATTTGCAAGCCACGCCTCCTAGATCATTTCCAGGGAAACTGACGGCCTTTCTGTACGCCCGCTGGAAAGCTTTTAACGGTTCAGTCGAAAGCGGTATGGTGATTGTACCCACCGAACTTGTGCCTGACAATGGCACGAATCTGCGGAAAATTGTACTGGAACTGGCTCGTCGCGGGAACCTCGAAGCTGACTTTATTCAGTGGCTGGAAACGGCCAACTCCTTCTGTAATTCACTGGTGGACCGGATTGTTCCCGGAAAACCCAATGCGACGGATCAGGCCGAATACCAGCAGAAACTAGGCTACGAAGATGGCCTGCTCTGCGTATCGGAAGTATACCGCCTCTGGGCTATTGAAGGCGATGAAAAGGTAAAAAGCGTACTGAGTTTCGATGCCGTAGATTGTGACGAAGCCAATGCGTTAGGCGTAATTATAAAAACCGATATTGATCGCTACCGGGAGTTGAAACTTCGCCTGCTGAATGGCTCGCACACCCTGACCTGCGGACTGAATTATCTTTCTGGCAAAAACGCCGTTCGCGAAAGCATGGTCGATCCTGTATCGAGTCGCTATGTGAAAGAATTGATGTTTGAAGAACTGGCCCCGGCCATTCCATACCCGATCGAGCTGGAGGTAGCCCGTACGTACGGGGCCAGTCTGCTGAACCGTTTTTCCAATCCCTTTTTGGAACATAAACTGCTCAGTATTACGTTGTACTATACCTCTAAGATGAAAACCCGTAACGTACCTTTGCTACTCAAGCATTACGAGCAGACGGGCACGGCTCCGGAACGTTTTGCTCTGGGCTTTGCGGCGTATGTACTGTTCATGAAGGCCGTGAAAGTAGAAGGAGGTAAGTACTTTGGCGAACGAAACGGCGAGTCCTACCTCATTCCGGACGAACCCGCCGGCTGGTATTTTGACTGGTGGTCGCGTCAGGGCGAGCTTTCGGAAGTACTCGGCAATACGGATTTTTGGGGTACGGATTTGAATGCGTTGCCGGGCTTCGGCGAGCGGGTAGCGTTCTACCTGAGCAGGCTTCAGGAAAGTCCAGCCGCCGCTTTTGAGGCCGCTTTATCCTAA
- a CDS encoding UxaA family hydrolase has translation MQQRVLKVHPADNVIVALTDLKKGEIISFQGVDYELVDDIAAKHKFLTEDRAVDEEITMYGVLVGKAKQFIPKGGLMHTFNTRHASDDFGLGSRKLEWAQPDTSKFKQRSFLGYHRQDGSVGTANYWIVLPMVFCETRNLEVMREALVDSLGYGKNQVWKDQTEQLISLYRSGKSVTDILNADLAIEEETATQTRLFPNVDGVKFLNHEMGCGGTRSDAQALCGLLAGYATHPNVAGVTVLSLGCQNAQVSILREEIAKRDPNFAKPLYVFEQQEIGSEEKLIAGAIKQTFAGLIEANKIERQPAPLSKLVIGLECGGSDGFSGISANPAIGHTSDILVSLGGTVILAEFPELCGVEQELSDRCVDEETALKFNSLMKIYNSRAEAVGSGFYMNPSPGNIKDGLITDAIKSAGAAKKGGNSPVVDVLDYPEKVTKPGLNLVCTPGNDVESTTAEVASGATVVLFTTGLGTPTGNPVAPVIKLSTNTKLYHKMNDIIDINCGTIIDGQETIDEAGERILDYVIQVASGQVTPHSVRLGQDDFIPWKRGVSL, from the coding sequence ATGCAGCAACGAGTATTAAAAGTCCACCCCGCCGATAACGTTATTGTCGCCCTAACTGATCTGAAAAAAGGCGAGATCATTTCGTTTCAGGGGGTCGATTACGAGCTGGTCGATGACATTGCGGCCAAGCATAAATTTCTGACGGAAGATCGGGCCGTCGATGAAGAGATTACCATGTACGGTGTGCTGGTAGGGAAGGCCAAACAGTTCATCCCCAAAGGCGGATTGATGCACACGTTCAATACCCGCCACGCTTCTGACGATTTTGGACTGGGCTCGCGTAAGCTGGAGTGGGCACAACCCGATACCTCTAAGTTCAAACAGCGGTCTTTCCTGGGGTATCACCGACAGGATGGAAGCGTAGGTACGGCCAATTATTGGATCGTACTGCCGATGGTATTCTGCGAAACCCGTAACCTGGAAGTGATGCGGGAGGCCCTGGTGGATTCCTTGGGCTACGGCAAAAATCAAGTTTGGAAAGATCAGACTGAGCAGTTGATTAGTCTCTACCGTTCCGGCAAATCTGTAACGGACATTCTCAACGCCGATTTAGCCATTGAAGAAGAAACGGCGACCCAAACCCGTCTGTTTCCGAACGTGGATGGTGTAAAATTCCTCAACCATGAAATGGGTTGTGGGGGTACACGGTCAGATGCTCAGGCTCTGTGTGGCTTGCTCGCTGGCTATGCGACGCACCCCAACGTAGCGGGAGTCACGGTACTAAGTCTGGGTTGCCAGAACGCTCAGGTATCGATTCTGAGAGAGGAAATTGCCAAGCGGGACCCGAATTTTGCCAAGCCGCTGTACGTATTTGAGCAGCAGGAAATTGGTTCCGAAGAAAAACTCATCGCCGGAGCGATCAAGCAAACCTTTGCCGGACTGATTGAAGCCAATAAAATTGAACGTCAGCCCGCTCCGCTATCCAAGCTGGTCATTGGACTGGAATGCGGTGGTTCGGACGGATTTTCCGGAATCTCGGCGAATCCGGCGATCGGTCATACTTCCGATATTCTAGTATCACTGGGTGGTACAGTCATTCTGGCGGAATTTCCGGAACTTTGCGGTGTAGAGCAGGAACTATCGGACCGTTGCGTGGATGAAGAAACGGCTTTGAAGTTCAATTCGCTGATGAAGATCTACAATTCGCGGGCGGAAGCCGTAGGTTCTGGTTTTTACATGAACCCTTCCCCGGGTAATATCAAGGATGGACTCATTACTGACGCCATCAAGTCTGCCGGAGCCGCGAAAAAAGGTGGTAATTCACCCGTTGTAGATGTGCTGGATTACCCTGAGAAAGTGACCAAGCCCGGTCTTAACTTGGTTTGTACCCCCGGAAACGACGTGGAGAGTACCACGGCTGAAGTAGCTTCGGGAGCCACCGTCGTTTTATTTACCACGGGTCTGGGTACGCCTACGGGTAATCCGGTTGCCCCCGTTATCAAGCTTTCGACGAACACGAAGCTGTACCACAAGATGAACGATATTATCGACATCAACTGTGGTACCATCATCGACGGGCAGGAAACCATCGATGAAGCGGGCGAACGCATTCTGGATTACGTCATTCAGGTAGCCAGCGGTCAGGTGACGCCGCACTCGGTGCGTCTCGGCCAGGATGATTTCATCCCCTGGAAACGTGGTGTTTCGCTGTAA